One Pseudomonas sp. HOU2 genomic window carries:
- a CDS encoding 50S ribosomal protein L25/general stress protein Ctc encodes MNDFTLNAEVRSDLGKGASRRLRRLAALVPAVVYGGDKAPESISMLAKEVAKLLENEAAYSHIIELNVGGKKQNVVIKALQRHPAKGHVMHADFVRVVAGQKLTAIVPVHFINEAAPVKKGGEISHVVAEIEVSCLPKDLPEFIEVDLANAEIGTIVHLSDLKAPKGVEFVALAHGDDKAVANVHAPRVAPEATEEGAAE; translated from the coding sequence ATGAACGATTTTACTCTGAATGCTGAAGTGCGTTCCGACCTGGGGAAAGGTGCGAGCCGCCGCCTGCGTCGTCTCGCCGCTCTGGTTCCAGCTGTTGTTTACGGTGGCGACAAAGCCCCTGAATCCATCAGCATGCTGGCCAAAGAAGTTGCCAAACTGCTCGAAAACGAAGCGGCTTACAGCCACATCATCGAGCTGAACGTTGGTGGCAAGAAACAAAACGTCGTCATCAAAGCTCTGCAACGTCACCCGGCCAAAGGCCACGTGATGCACGCTGACTTCGTACGCGTTGTCGCTGGCCAGAAACTGACCGCTATCGTTCCTGTGCACTTCATCAACGAAGCTGCTCCAGTGAAGAAAGGCGGCGAAATCTCGCACGTTGTTGCCGAGATCGAAGTTTCCTGCCTGCCAAAAGACCTGCCTGAGTTCATCGAAGTCGACCTGGCTAACGCTGAAATCGGCACCATCGTTCACCTGTCGGACCTCAAAGCTCCTAAAGGTGTCGAGTTCGTTGCTCTGGCACACGGCGATGACAAGGCAGTAGCCAACGTCCACGCTCCACGTGTTGCTCCAGAAGCTACCGAAGAAGGCGCAGCAGAGTAA
- the pth gene encoding aminoacyl-tRNA hydrolase — protein MTAIKLIVGLGNPGAEYEQTRHNAGALFVERIAAAQGVNLVADRKYFGLTGRYSHQGQDVRLLIPTTYMNRSGQAVAALAGFFRIKPEEILVAHDELDLPPGVAKLKQGGGHGGHNGLRDIIAQLGNQNTFYRLRLGIGHPGVASMVSNFVLGRAPRAEQEKLDASIDFALGVLPDILAGEWNRAMKNLHSQKA, from the coding sequence GTGACTGCCATCAAACTGATCGTTGGCCTGGGTAATCCAGGCGCTGAATACGAACAGACCCGGCATAACGCAGGGGCCCTTTTTGTTGAGCGCATCGCTGCCGCGCAAGGTGTGAACCTTGTGGCCGATCGCAAATATTTCGGCCTGACCGGACGCTACTCGCATCAGGGTCAGGATGTTCGTCTGCTGATTCCCACCACTTACATGAACCGCAGCGGCCAGGCCGTGGCGGCACTCGCCGGTTTCTTCCGCATCAAGCCTGAAGAAATCCTGGTGGCGCACGACGAACTCGACCTGCCTCCGGGCGTCGCCAAGCTCAAGCAGGGCGGCGGCCATGGCGGTCACAACGGGTTGCGCGACATCATCGCGCAACTGGGCAATCAGAATACTTTCTACCGCCTGCGGCTTGGCATCGGCCACCCGGGCGTCGCCAGTATGGTTTCAAATTTCGTCCTGGGTCGTGCGCCACGCGCCGAACAGGAAAAACTCGATGCCAGCATCGACTTTGCCCTCGGCGTGCTGCCGGATATCCTCGCCGGTGAATGGAACCGCGCGATGAAAAACCTGCACAGCCAGAAGGCCTGA